In the genome of bacterium, one region contains:
- a CDS encoding tetratricopeptide repeat protein: MQNETEKSLNVWCQQLIIALCAVVPFLPALFYGYVYDDAQHILKNQLIGRNFDLLSTLLSPTWPGNLYRPVLTLSFQLNYLLSGFSPGTYHLLNILLHMFVSLLVYELMTLLQQRLTALIVAVLFALHPAHLEVIANVAFRAESLATLGVLATLTVALSASLAVTSPSAQKTQLPTMRSALLAIFSASLAFFSKENACVLLLLMPLCLWWRYQKTSHFLKLTAFWLCLILIPFGLYLTLRIETLSGVIQLDHTISYVENFLLFSAGLERVLYACLLLGKYFALFLFPFPPRADYSFAALVPFTQMPVAEILICAGLFLVIFLSAVIGMLRARSYGFFAAWFLLSFILTCNLLFPIGVIYAERLIYLPSVGLAGLAGIIITNFPRKLTIHLLTSLISMLYFVVIARTLPSWTSDQHFWERQLELTPESSKVQANLGSVYFKAAQYERAVIRFEKALEIYPGNAQVVLLLARSYQLSGRYGDAQNIYARLTAKNPNSALAVDGLGWAKLGLKQYQAADVFFHQALQLDPQMLASQIGLFASAVEAKDYRRAQSEEQKLSAAARLDLRYREAKKKFDLLRTTSRLQP; the protein is encoded by the coding sequence ATGCAAAACGAAACAGAGAAAAGTTTAAACGTTTGGTGCCAGCAGTTAATTATTGCTCTTTGTGCCGTAGTGCCCTTTCTTCCTGCTCTTTTTTATGGCTATGTTTATGACGATGCCCAGCATATCCTTAAAAATCAGTTAATCGGCAGGAATTTTGATTTACTCTCGACCTTGCTCTCTCCAACCTGGCCAGGAAATTTATATCGACCAGTCTTAACACTTTCATTTCAGCTGAATTATCTACTTTCGGGCTTTAGTCCCGGCACATATCACTTGCTTAATATTTTGCTGCATATGTTTGTATCCCTACTTGTCTATGAGCTGATGACTCTACTGCAACAGCGTTTGACTGCATTGATTGTGGCAGTTTTGTTTGCCTTGCATCCAGCGCATTTAGAGGTGATTGCAAATGTTGCATTTCGTGCTGAATCACTGGCTACGCTAGGCGTGCTAGCTACACTAACAGTTGCGCTTTCTGCTTCGCTTGCGGTGACAAGCCCGAGTGCCCAGAAAACTCAACTGCCTACTATGCGCTCGGCGCTATTAGCAATTTTCTCAGCCAGCCTTGCCTTCTTTTCTAAAGAAAATGCCTGTGTGTTGCTCTTATTAATGCCGCTCTGTCTGTGGTGGCGCTATCAAAAAACTAGTCATTTTCTCAAGCTTACAGCTTTCTGGTTGTGTTTGATTTTAATTCCCTTTGGCCTCTATCTGACACTGCGTATCGAAACGCTATCCGGAGTGATTCAACTTGATCATACAATTAGTTATGTTGAGAACTTTCTATTGTTTTCAGCTGGGTTGGAGCGGGTGCTCTATGCCTGCTTGCTACTTGGCAAGTATTTTGCGTTATTTCTTTTCCCCTTTCCGCCGCGAGCCGACTATTCGTTTGCAGCATTAGTGCCGTTTACGCAAATGCCCGTTGCAGAAATTTTAATCTGCGCTGGATTATTTCTCGTAATTTTTCTGAGTGCTGTGATTGGGATGTTGCGTGCGCGTAGTTATGGTTTTTTTGCCGCATGGTTTTTGCTTAGTTTTATTTTAACCTGTAATCTGCTCTTTCCGATCGGGGTAATTTATGCGGAGCGCCTGATCTATTTGCCGAGTGTTGGTTTGGCGGGATTGGCAGGAATAATCATCACCAATTTCCCTCGTAAGTTAACGATCCATCTACTGACAAGCCTGATTAGCATGCTTTACTTTGTTGTGATTGCTCGAACCTTGCCGAGCTGGACCAGTGATCAGCATTTCTGGGAAAGGCAGCTTGAACTTACGCCGGAGAGCAGTAAAGTGCAGGCCAATTTGGGGAGTGTCTACTTTAAGGCAGCTCAGTATGAACGTGCGGTGATCCGCTTTGAAAAAGCTCTAGAGATTTATCCGGGCAACGCTCAAGTAGTATTGTTACTTGCTCGCAGTTATCAATTATCTGGGCGTTACGGCGATGCGCAAAATATATATGCACGACTTACTGCCAAAAATCCCAACTCTGCACTTGCGGTGGATGGCCTTGGCTGGGCAAAATTAGGGCTTAAACAGTATCAGGCAGCAGATGTATTTTTTCACCAAGCTCTTCAACTCGATCCGCAAATGCTCGCCTCGCAAATTGGATTGTTTGCAAGCGCTGTCGAGGCTAAAGACTACCGTCGAGCTCAAAGCGAAGAACAAAAACTATCAGCAGCGGCACGTTTAGACCTGCGTTATCGCGAGGCTAAGAAAAAATTTGATTTGCTCAGGACTACTTCCCGATTACAACCGTAG
- a CDS encoding EVE domain-containing protein, producing the protein MAGQYWLAKTEPAVFSIDDLQAKKKTLWDCVRNYQARNYLKAMQLGDQVFIYHSNAEPSGIAGLARVSKSAIPDPTQFELEGEYFDAKATRENPRWFAPEFSFQAKFPNFIGLPELRKQAGLKEMLLLQRGSRLSVQPVTVKQAGIISKLAG; encoded by the coding sequence ATGGCCGGTCAATATTGGTTGGCAAAGACGGAGCCAGCTGTTTTTTCGATTGATGATTTGCAAGCTAAGAAAAAAACACTTTGGGATTGCGTTCGAAACTACCAAGCCCGCAATTACCTCAAAGCAATGCAGCTCGGTGACCAGGTTTTTATTTACCATTCGAATGCAGAGCCTTCGGGCATTGCAGGACTAGCTCGAGTGTCAAAGTCAGCAATTCCTGACCCCACGCAGTTTGAGCTGGAAGGAGAATATTTTGATGCTAAAGCAACACGTGAAAATCCACGTTGGTTTGCTCCAGAGTTTTCTTTTCAGGCAAAATTTCCCAATTTTATTGGACTTCCAGAGTTGCGTAAGCAAGCGGGCTTAAAAGAAATGCTCCTACTCCAGCGTGGGAGTCGTTTGAGTGTTCAACCGGTTACAGTTAAGCAGGCTGGAATCATTAGTAAACTTGCTGGTTGA
- the corA gene encoding magnesium/cobalt transporter CorA, which yields MSEPFSTTATPKKRKRKKLFKQPGIPAGTLIANPESIFSSVNYLVVEKSGTIKECRVRELSEIPKILAEHRFLWINVDGLGDPEFVRNLGRTLNLHDLALEDVLHTNQRAKVDHFLDHFFIVCHWPTYNDHFETEQLSIFVGKNFVVSFQEHGGDDCLRGIRSRLQLESALTIDLGADYLSYVILDTVIDHYFPVLESIGETLDNYEETIISEANQRESIAKLHDIKRDLLALRRIVWPHREALNTYIRDSGTFMTENVRLHLRDCYDHIVRIMDHVELYRELSTDLMNLHLSFASKQMNEVMKVLTVISVIFMPLTFIAGIYGMNFDPEASPYNMPELRWYYGYFLALFLMIGISAAMLVYFKKRRWI from the coding sequence ATGAGCGAACCTTTTTCTACAACGGCGACCCCTAAAAAGCGTAAACGTAAGAAGTTATTTAAGCAACCTGGAATTCCTGCAGGAACGCTGATCGCCAATCCCGAATCAATCTTCAGCTCAGTTAACTATCTAGTGGTAGAAAAATCTGGCACGATTAAAGAGTGTCGCGTGCGCGAACTATCTGAGATCCCTAAGATTCTTGCTGAGCATAGGTTTCTTTGGATTAATGTCGACGGCCTAGGCGACCCAGAGTTCGTGCGTAACTTAGGTCGTACGCTAAATTTACACGATCTCGCCCTCGAAGATGTTTTACATACAAATCAGCGCGCAAAGGTTGATCATTTCCTTGATCACTTTTTTATTGTTTGTCATTGGCCAACTTATAATGATCATTTCGAAACGGAGCAGCTAAGTATTTTTGTCGGGAAAAATTTTGTCGTTTCCTTTCAGGAACATGGTGGCGATGATTGTTTGAGGGGCATTCGCTCTAGGCTGCAATTAGAGTCAGCGCTAACTATAGATCTAGGTGCCGATTATCTCTCCTACGTTATTCTCGATACTGTTATCGATCACTACTTTCCCGTTTTAGAGTCAATTGGGGAAACTTTAGATAACTACGAAGAGACGATCATTTCTGAAGCAAACCAGCGTGAGTCAATTGCCAAATTGCATGATATCAAGCGTGACCTACTAGCACTACGACGCATTGTCTGGCCACACCGCGAGGCGCTGAATACCTATATCCGTGACAGCGGAACATTCATGACAGAGAATGTGCGCTTGCACTTGCGCGACTGCTACGATCACATTGTCCGCATTATGGATCACGTGGAACTTTATCGGGAACTCTCAACCGATCTAATGAACTTGCATTTATCTTTTGCAAGTAAGCAAATGAACGAGGTGATGAAAGTCCTGACTGTGATTTCTGTCATTTTCATGCCGCTTACTTTTATCGCTGGAATCTATGGCATGAATTTCGACCCCGAGGCCTCACCCTACAACATGCCAGAATTACGTTGGTATTACGGTTACTTTCTCGCCCTGTTCTTAATGATCGGGATCAGTGCGGCAATGCTTGTGTACTTCAAGAAGCGTCGTTGGATTTAA
- a CDS encoding methyltransferase domain-containing protein, with the protein MKTLTYIKNLVKDKHVASITPSSKFTVERVLKKIDFTRKLTIAEYGPGTGVITRQILSQLSTDSKLIAFETNPNFCEILKRSLVDSRFEIHNRSAEDISEVIGKANADYIVSGIPFSMLPPEVKDRILRNTAETLTATGTFLTYQVFPPPASLDKFLRACLKPDLQLVDVEYEFRNIPPMRIYEIRKA; encoded by the coding sequence ATGAAGACATTAACTTATATCAAAAATTTAGTGAAAGACAAGCACGTTGCTTCGATCACTCCTAGTTCTAAGTTCACCGTTGAGCGAGTGCTTAAGAAAATTGATTTCACTCGCAAGCTTACAATTGCGGAGTACGGACCAGGTACGGGAGTAATCACGCGGCAAATCCTTTCCCAATTGTCCACGGATTCTAAATTGATTGCTTTCGAAACAAATCCGAACTTTTGCGAGATTTTAAAACGTTCCTTAGTAGACTCAAGGTTTGAGATCCACAATCGTAGTGCGGAGGATATTTCCGAAGTAATTGGCAAAGCCAACGCAGATTATATTGTTTCTGGAATCCCATTTTCGATGCTTCCGCCTGAAGTAAAGGATCGAATTTTACGTAACACCGCTGAGACCTTGACGGCCACAGGCACATTCTTGACGTATCAAGTTTTCCCGCCGCCGGCTTCTTTAGATAAATTTCTACGCGCTTGCCTCAAGCCAGATCTGCAATTGGTTGATGTGGAATACGAATTTCGTAACATCCCGCCGATGCGCATCTACGAAATTCGCAAAGCCTAG
- a CDS encoding adenylyltransferase/cytidyltransferase family protein, translating to MSTVVFGGTFDPITQGHVRAIRTLSESFTTVIIALTSQNPWKSRPATGFRLRLHMIRETLNYEKIKLGQSYSDPGICLSDYGYVYAKDFVLHLQAKSITEVHWAVGSDCAADVKNWKDWSALNIPIYVIQRTEESSSKVRQGAEAPHPAIIATIAQHKLYR from the coding sequence ATGAGCACAGTTGTCTTCGGTGGAACTTTTGACCCTATTACACAAGGACATGTCCGTGCAATACGGACATTAAGCGAGTCATTTACCACGGTTATTATTGCTCTGACTTCACAAAACCCTTGGAAAAGTAGGCCGGCGACGGGTTTTAGATTGCGCTTACATATGATTAGAGAGACGCTCAATTACGAAAAAATTAAGCTTGGACAATCATATTCTGACCCCGGGATTTGTCTTTCTGACTATGGCTATGTGTATGCCAAAGACTTTGTTCTGCATTTACAAGCTAAATCAATTACCGAAGTTCATTGGGCAGTCGGATCGGACTGTGCAGCTGATGTTAAAAACTGGAAAGATTGGAGCGCGCTGAACATACCAATCTATGTGATTCAGCGCACTGAAGAATCTTCATCCAAAGTGCGCCAAGGTGCCGAAGCTC